A genomic segment from Rahnella aceris encodes:
- a CDS encoding ABC-F family ATPase — translation MLSTYNITMQFGSKPLFENINVKFGGGNRYGLIGANGCGKSTFMKILGGDLVPSGGNVVLDPNERLGKLRQDQFAFEQFSVLDTVIMGHTELWEVKEERDRIYAMAEMSEEDGYKVADLEVAYGEMDGYSAESRAGELLLGVGIPVEQHYGPMSEIAPGFKLRVLLAQALFSDPEILLLDEPTNNLDIDTIRWLEQVLNERNSTMIIISHDRHFLNMVCTHMADLDYGELRVYPGNYDEYMTAATQARELLSANNAKKKAQIAELQSFVSRFSANASKSKQATSRARQIDKIQLDEIKASSRQNPYMRFEQDKKLFRNALEVEKITKGFDNGPLFKNLGLMLEVGEKVAILGANGIGKSTLLKTLVGEHEPESGSVKWSENAKIGYYAQDHEYEFDDTLNVFDWMSQWKSEKDDEQAVRGVLGRLLFGQDDIKKKVKVLSGGEKGRMLFGKLMMQRPNILIMDEPTNHLDMESIESLNMALEMYEGTLIFVSHDREFVSSLATRILEMTPTRVIDFSGNYEDYLRSQGINS, via the coding sequence GTGCTAAGTACTTACAACATCACCATGCAATTCGGCAGCAAGCCGTTATTTGAAAATATTAACGTGAAATTTGGCGGCGGTAACCGTTACGGCCTGATTGGCGCGAACGGTTGTGGCAAGTCCACTTTCATGAAGATCCTCGGTGGCGACTTAGTGCCTTCTGGCGGTAACGTTGTGCTGGACCCGAACGAGCGTCTGGGTAAATTGCGCCAGGATCAGTTCGCCTTCGAACAGTTCAGTGTGCTGGACACCGTTATCATGGGCCACACCGAATTGTGGGAAGTGAAGGAAGAGCGCGACCGTATTTACGCGATGGCGGAAATGAGCGAAGAAGACGGCTACAAAGTGGCTGATCTGGAAGTCGCTTACGGCGAAATGGACGGCTACAGCGCAGAATCCCGTGCGGGTGAATTGCTGCTGGGCGTGGGGATCCCTGTCGAGCAACATTATGGCCCGATGAGCGAAATCGCCCCGGGCTTTAAACTGCGTGTTTTGCTGGCGCAGGCGCTGTTCTCCGATCCGGAAATCCTGCTGCTCGACGAACCGACGAACAACCTGGACATCGATACTATTCGCTGGCTGGAGCAGGTGCTGAACGAACGTAACAGCACCATGATCATCATTTCCCATGACCGTCACTTCCTGAACATGGTGTGTACGCACATGGCGGATCTCGACTATGGCGAACTGCGTGTTTATCCGGGCAACTACGATGAATACATGACGGCGGCGACGCAGGCTCGTGAACTTCTCAGCGCCAATAACGCCAAGAAGAAAGCACAGATTGCTGAACTGCAATCGTTCGTCAGCCGCTTCAGCGCGAACGCCTCCAAATCTAAACAGGCGACTTCCCGTGCCCGTCAGATTGATAAAATTCAGCTTGATGAAATCAAAGCATCCAGCCGTCAGAACCCTTACATGCGCTTCGAGCAGGACAAGAAATTGTTCCGTAATGCGCTGGAAGTGGAAAAAATCACCAAAGGTTTCGACAACGGTCCGCTGTTTAAAAATCTCGGCCTGATGCTTGAAGTGGGCGAGAAAGTCGCGATTCTGGGTGCCAACGGTATCGGTAAATCAACGCTGCTGAAAACGCTGGTCGGTGAGCATGAACCGGAAAGCGGTTCAGTAAAATGGTCTGAAAACGCCAAGATCGGTTATTACGCGCAGGATCACGAATATGAATTCGATGACACCCTGAACGTGTTTGACTGGATGAGCCAGTGGAAATCCGAGAAAGACGACGAGCAGGCCGTACGCGGTGTGTTAGGCCGTCTGCTGTTCGGTCAGGACGATATCAAGAAGAAAGTGAAAGTACTTTCCGGTGGTGAAAAAGGTCGTATGTTATTCGGGAAACTGATGATGCAACGTCCGAACATCCTGATTATGGATGAACCAACCAACCACCTTGATATGGAATCCATCGAGTCACTGAACATGGCGCTGGAAATGTATGAAGGTACGCTGATCTTCGTTTCCCACGACCGTGAGTTTGTCAGCTCGCTGGCAACCCGTATTCTGGAAATGACGCCGACCCGCGTGATTGATTTCTCGGGTAATTACGAAGATTATCTGCGTAGCCAGGGCATCAATAGTTAA
- the moeB gene encoding molybdopterin-synthase adenylyltransferase MoeB, translating to MPQLPELTDAETLRYNRQIVLKGFDFDGQEQLKASHALIVGLGGLGCAAAQYLAAAGTGTLTLLDFDTVSLSNLQRQTLHTDARIGMSKVESAAMALAAINPHIVIHQINAQASDDMLRDLIAACDVVVDCTDNVTTRNQLNGECYAQKKPLVSGAAIRMEGQLSVFTYQPQEPCYRCLSRLFGENALTCVEAGVMAPLVGTIGSLQAMETIKLLTKFGETPRGKLLMFDAMTLQFREMKLMKDPHCEVCGDC from the coding sequence ATGCCTCAACTGCCGGAACTGACGGACGCTGAAACCCTGCGTTATAACCGCCAGATCGTTCTGAAAGGGTTTGATTTTGACGGCCAGGAACAACTGAAAGCCAGTCATGCGCTGATTGTCGGACTGGGCGGTTTAGGCTGTGCCGCTGCGCAATATCTGGCGGCGGCAGGCACCGGTACGTTAACGCTACTGGATTTCGACACGGTCTCGCTGTCAAACCTGCAACGCCAGACGCTGCATACTGACGCCCGGATCGGCATGTCGAAAGTGGAATCCGCCGCAATGGCGCTGGCGGCAATCAATCCGCACATCGTCATTCATCAGATTAATGCACAGGCCAGCGATGACATGCTGCGTGACCTGATCGCCGCCTGCGACGTGGTGGTCGATTGCACCGACAACGTCACCACGCGCAATCAGCTGAACGGTGAATGTTACGCGCAGAAAAAACCGCTGGTTTCCGGGGCCGCCATCCGCATGGAAGGCCAGCTCAGCGTGTTCACTTATCAGCCGCAGGAACCCTGCTACCGCTGCCTGAGCCGGTTATTCGGTGAAAACGCCCTGACCTGTGTGGAAGCCGGTGTAATGGCACCTTTAGTCGGCACCATCGGCAGTTTGCAGGCGATGGAAACCATCAAACTGCTGACAAAATTTGGTGAAACCCCGCGCGGAAAACTGCTGATGTTCGACGCCATGACGTTGCAGTTCCGCGAAATGAAACTGATGAAAGACCCGCATTGTGAAGTGTGTGGGGATTGTTGA
- the moeA gene encoding molybdopterin molybdotransferase MoeA: MEFNTAGLISLDEALDKMRDCVPPKTSQEAESLPLAGAAGRITAAPVLSPVFVPPFDNSAMDGYAVRCTDLHDGAVFPVAGKAFAGAPFHGEWPAGTCIRIMTGAPVPAGADAVIMQEQAEVSDAGVRFTATAQKGQNIRLTGDDIKQGDSVLPAGVRLGAAELPLLASLGVTHVKVWKPLKVAVFSTGDELQPVGTPLQEGQIYDTNRFAVRLMLEQLGCTVLDLGIIRDNPLALRKAFEEANAFADLVISSGGVSVGEADYTKQILDELGEIGFWKLAMKPGKPFAFGKLESSWFCGLPGNPVSAALTFYQLVQPFIAQLSGHTAWQFPPRLKAKAVTPLKKSPGRLDFQRGIFSTSAEGQLEVRTTGHQGSHVFSSFSQANCFIVLERGRGNVAAGEIVEIEPFNALLRS, from the coding sequence ATGGAATTCAATACTGCCGGTCTGATCTCACTTGACGAAGCGCTGGATAAAATGCGCGACTGTGTACCGCCTAAAACAAGTCAGGAGGCCGAATCCCTGCCACTTGCTGGCGCCGCGGGCCGCATAACCGCCGCACCGGTGCTTTCACCGGTTTTTGTGCCACCTTTTGATAACTCCGCGATGGATGGCTATGCCGTACGTTGCACAGACTTGCACGACGGCGCGGTGTTCCCGGTCGCGGGCAAAGCCTTTGCCGGTGCGCCTTTTCATGGCGAATGGCCTGCCGGAACCTGTATCCGCATCATGACCGGTGCGCCAGTTCCCGCCGGTGCCGATGCAGTAATCATGCAGGAACAGGCTGAAGTTTCAGATGCAGGAGTACGTTTCACTGCAACAGCGCAAAAAGGCCAGAATATCCGCCTGACCGGAGACGACATTAAACAGGGCGACAGCGTGCTACCTGCCGGTGTACGGCTCGGTGCGGCAGAATTACCGCTGCTGGCCTCGCTGGGCGTCACCCACGTCAAGGTCTGGAAACCGCTGAAAGTCGCCGTATTCTCCACCGGCGATGAACTGCAACCGGTGGGAACGCCTTTGCAGGAGGGGCAGATTTACGATACCAACCGTTTCGCTGTGCGCCTGATGCTGGAACAACTGGGCTGTACCGTCCTGGATTTAGGCATTATTCGCGATAATCCCCTGGCGCTGCGTAAAGCCTTCGAAGAAGCCAATGCGTTTGCCGATCTGGTGATTTCCAGCGGCGGCGTATCGGTCGGTGAAGCCGATTACACGAAGCAGATTCTGGATGAACTGGGTGAAATTGGTTTCTGGAAACTTGCCATGAAACCGGGCAAACCTTTTGCTTTCGGTAAACTGGAAAGCAGCTGGTTCTGCGGTTTGCCGGGGAATCCGGTGTCGGCAGCACTGACGTTTTATCAGCTGGTTCAGCCATTTATTGCACAGTTGTCCGGCCATACGGCCTGGCAGTTCCCGCCCCGCCTGAAGGCAAAAGCGGTGACACCCTTGAAAAAATCCCCCGGACGTCTCGATTTCCAGCGCGGTATTTTCAGCACCAGCGCCGAAGGACAACTGGAAGTGCGCACCACCGGCCATCAGGGTTCGCACGTATTCAGCTCATTCAGCCAGGCCAACTGTTTTATCGTGCTTGAACGCGGGCGCGGTAACGTGGCCGCAGGCGAAATCGTTGAAATCGAACCGTTTAACGCCCTGCTGCGGAGCTGA
- a CDS encoding DeoR family transcriptional regulator has protein sequence MLKKNRHQAILQLVEQHEVLQVSELAQSLDVSLETIRRDLSEMQDKGLILRRHGRARRLAAQPETSWLNSLQRCPQL, from the coding sequence GTGCTTAAAAAAAATCGCCATCAGGCCATCCTTCAGTTGGTTGAACAACATGAAGTGCTACAGGTAAGCGAACTGGCACAATCGCTGGATGTAAGTCTCGAAACGATCAGACGCGATCTGAGTGAAATGCAGGACAAAGGATTGATTTTACGCCGCCACGGACGTGCGCGTCGTCTGGCCGCTCAGCCTGAAACATCCTGGCTAAACAGTTTGCAGCGTTGCCCGCAGCTTTAA
- a CDS encoding autotransporter family protein, protein MTNLPVLDISGMVPFDLSTEGYLDGVNATTWSEGITSSIPAFYIHDGGALTQSVAAPVTITTQGSLTDAMLINRGGSVDLLGPLIINTYGQSKGIMMEGIGTSFLSKNDVTINTYNNSTPGFTVNNNATATIAGTLYINSMQNGSDGLVIQNGAKGTINKVNITTAGDYSEGIILNNINSSLHKRNDVLITGSGSTVTTHGKHTNALYAEDNGFILFSNDAIITTTGEDSRAIYSTRNAGVLMNGGSANTEYAGSTAIESNQNSYVTLVNTDIHSAGTAISSNDNSVISVFNGNISSGNTTSGIEISHQGNVNLNQVVMENALSDQPLVDLITSYATPDYAYGGTLDVKNSRLAGKTQGVHATEGEWAVTLDNSSLNAADAFVVAGSNSNQIADLSVNASNGSIINGNLIALSADEDPIASQLTLNLLNSTWQGSAMNGTEFSSASAGTINIDAQDSQWLMTDSSRIDSLNMNNASVQFSGQGDYKTLETHNLSGKGTFFMNTSLEQDAQGNSTGDLIHVTGNASGQFGLHISASGKAAQTINDGIRVAQIDDASRHNGLFSLENSVSIGAYDYYLFEGSKDATGDMNDWYLRAEIPTPDAPVPDVPTPDNPTPDVPAPAPATPDTYRGEIPSYIAAPYLNLYYGMRIAGTLHERMGDTETYGKGYNNRAWARTGGEHTSFDAGRFGYDSDYWFAQFGTDLYQDELKNGTRVHAGIMATLGNQSTDTQDQVRTLAGKSADAGSVRSDAYSVGSYYTRYAQDGAYVDLVGQFTWYRNQYESLHDTKQDSYGVLLSAEAGQPYAVSTNWKIEPQGQIIYQYLNSEDFSDEISDISGVSVNQGTARAGLRLLRDQAEDKASEKFKPYLTADVLSNFSDSPDINVGGIDVSTTDFSDQYWQTGAGMTAQLAPNTSVYADVKYVKGFDGDMEGYVGHIGIQGRF, encoded by the coding sequence GTGACAAATTTACCCGTGTTAGATATCAGCGGAATGGTCCCCTTTGACCTTTCCACCGAAGGGTATCTGGATGGCGTAAATGCAACCACCTGGTCGGAAGGCATCACTTCCAGTATTCCTGCCTTTTATATTCATGATGGTGGCGCACTGACACAGTCAGTTGCGGCACCGGTGACGATCACCACTCAGGGCTCTTTAACTGATGCGATGCTCATTAACCGTGGCGGAAGCGTTGATTTACTCGGACCGCTTATTATCAACACTTACGGCCAAAGTAAAGGCATTATGATGGAAGGAATAGGAACCTCTTTCCTTTCTAAAAATGATGTTACCATAAATACCTATAATAACAGCACCCCCGGATTCACGGTGAATAATAATGCCACCGCGACGATTGCCGGCACTCTGTATATTAATTCAATGCAGAACGGCTCTGATGGTCTGGTTATCCAGAATGGGGCAAAGGGCACAATCAATAAAGTCAATATCACTACTGCGGGTGATTATTCAGAAGGCATTATTTTAAACAACATCAATTCCAGTCTGCACAAGAGGAACGACGTTCTTATCACGGGAAGTGGTAGCACAGTGACCACCCACGGTAAGCATACCAATGCCTTATATGCAGAAGATAACGGATTTATTCTGTTTTCTAATGACGCGATAATTACCACGACGGGCGAGGACTCGCGGGCGATTTATTCCACCCGTAATGCCGGTGTATTAATGAATGGAGGTTCTGCTAATACAGAATATGCAGGCAGTACGGCGATCGAAAGTAATCAAAACAGCTATGTCACCTTAGTGAACACTGACATCCATTCCGCAGGCACGGCGATAAGCTCAAACGACAACTCTGTTATCTCGGTATTCAATGGCAATATCAGCAGCGGCAATACCACCAGCGGCATAGAAATCAGTCATCAGGGCAACGTTAACCTTAACCAGGTCGTGATGGAAAATGCACTGTCGGACCAACCGCTGGTTGACCTGATCACTTCCTACGCCACACCTGATTATGCCTACGGTGGCACACTGGACGTCAAAAACTCCCGGCTTGCGGGTAAAACCCAGGGCGTACACGCCACCGAAGGCGAATGGGCCGTCACACTGGATAACAGTTCCCTGAATGCCGCCGATGCCTTTGTCGTTGCCGGAAGCAACAGCAACCAGATTGCAGACCTTTCGGTCAACGCCAGCAACGGCAGCATCATTAACGGTAACCTTATTGCGTTAAGCGCAGATGAAGACCCGATCGCCAGCCAGCTGACGCTCAATTTGCTTAACTCAACCTGGCAAGGCAGCGCGATGAATGGCACGGAATTTTCTTCTGCTTCTGCCGGTACGATTAATATTGATGCTCAGGACAGTCAGTGGCTGATGACCGATTCCTCGCGCATCGACTCACTCAACATGAATAACGCCAGCGTTCAGTTTTCCGGACAAGGTGATTATAAAACGCTGGAAACGCACAATCTGTCAGGCAAGGGTACGTTCTTTATGAATACGTCGCTGGAGCAGGATGCGCAGGGAAACAGCACTGGCGATCTCATTCATGTTACGGGCAACGCGTCCGGGCAGTTCGGATTACATATCTCTGCGTCGGGTAAGGCAGCACAGACAATTAACGACGGAATACGTGTCGCTCAGATTGATGATGCCAGCCGTCATAATGGCCTGTTCAGTCTGGAAAACAGCGTCAGTATCGGCGCTTACGACTATTATCTTTTTGAAGGGAGCAAGGATGCCACCGGCGATATGAATGACTGGTATCTGCGCGCTGAAATCCCAACACCTGACGCGCCGGTTCCTGATGTCCCAACGCCAGATAATCCGACACCGGATGTTCCTGCGCCTGCCCCGGCTACACCAGACACTTACCGTGGCGAAATCCCCAGTTATATCGCAGCACCTTATCTGAACTTGTATTATGGCATGCGTATTGCTGGCACGCTGCACGAGCGTATGGGCGATACAGAAACCTATGGCAAAGGCTACAACAATCGCGCATGGGCGAGAACCGGCGGAGAACACACTTCCTTCGATGCGGGACGTTTTGGGTACGACAGTGATTACTGGTTCGCGCAATTCGGAACCGACTTATATCAGGATGAACTGAAAAACGGCACACGCGTCCACGCTGGCATCATGGCGACATTGGGCAACCAGAGTACCGACACGCAGGATCAGGTGCGCACGTTGGCGGGGAAAAGTGCGGATGCTGGCTCAGTGCGCAGTGATGCCTACAGCGTTGGCAGCTATTACACCCGATATGCACAAGATGGCGCTTACGTTGACCTTGTCGGCCAGTTCACCTGGTATCGTAACCAGTATGAGAGCCTGCATGATACGAAACAGGACAGCTACGGCGTATTGCTTTCTGCTGAAGCAGGTCAACCCTATGCCGTCAGCACCAACTGGAAAATCGAACCTCAGGGGCAGATCATTTATCAGTATCTGAATTCAGAAGATTTCAGCGATGAAATTTCTGATATCTCTGGCGTTTCTGTCAATCAGGGCACAGCGCGTGCCGGGTTGCGTTTGTTACGCGACCAGGCAGAAGATAAAGCCAGTGAAAAATTCAAACCTTACCTGACCGCCGACGTACTGAGTAATTTCTCGGATTCACCGGATATCAATGTCGGCGGAATCGATGTCAGTACAACGGATTTTTCCGATCAATACTGGCAGACCGGCGCGGGCATGACGGCGCAACTCGCACCGAATACCTCGGTGTATGCTGATGTGAAATACGTCAAAGGGTTTGACGGCGATATGGAAGGCTACGTCGGCCATATTGGGATCCAGGGGCGTTTTTAA
- the tsgA gene encoding MFS transporter TsgA, whose product METVYNRRRINVISWLSYFFTGGLVSTLGIVIGPVATAFNKDPGFIGQMFSLMNIGLFLPIMISGILMRKFDLGKQLMTGSFISVLVCIALFIMPSITLFGVGVFLIGATAGLMMSIGSYLVVRINDDPKKRSANLIFTDFFFALSGMTLSLVLGFLFKHGASWLAMYGIMGVLSLLMILLCAGQKFPNVPQPVKNESTHNVVKEPWGIAVFFLCIALFAFVFTELVFTLWMPSWLHEHFNMETDRAAIYITTYWMVKAIGLFLNQFTVRFVKLRTFLLISVIVGMASLAVLTTSNSPTLVLVAVGLFGFCNSGMFSGLMSYGSLQVKNSPPTLTSALLTTSSVGTLIFASFSSFIYNEYGLFWALNIATISYALLVLMVVLAGLKSKAERINHEVSAH is encoded by the coding sequence ATGGAAACTGTTTATAACCGCCGTCGGATTAATGTGATCTCATGGCTCAGCTATTTCTTTACCGGTGGACTGGTTTCCACTCTGGGCATTGTTATCGGGCCGGTGGCTACGGCATTTAACAAAGATCCGGGCTTTATCGGTCAAATGTTTTCCTTAATGAACATTGGCCTGTTCCTGCCCATTATGATCAGCGGCATTCTGATGCGTAAGTTTGATCTGGGCAAACAACTGATGACCGGCTCTTTCATTTCCGTGCTGGTGTGTATCGCGCTGTTTATCATGCCGTCTATTACACTGTTCGGCGTGGGTGTGTTCCTGATCGGCGCCACGGCGGGCCTGATGATGTCTATCGGCAGCTATCTGGTCGTACGTATTAATGACGATCCGAAAAAACGTTCCGCGAACCTGATCTTTACCGACTTCTTCTTCGCGCTTTCCGGTATGACGCTGTCGCTGGTGCTGGGTTTCCTGTTCAAACATGGCGCAAGCTGGCTGGCGATGTACGGCATCATGGGTGTCCTGAGCCTGCTGATGATTTTACTGTGCGCGGGTCAGAAATTCCCGAATGTTCCGCAACCGGTTAAAAACGAATCGACGCACAACGTGGTGAAAGAGCCATGGGGCATCGCGGTATTCTTCCTGTGTATTGCGCTGTTTGCTTTTGTCTTTACCGAGCTGGTCTTCACGCTGTGGATGCCAAGCTGGCTGCATGAGCACTTCAATATGGAAACGGACCGTGCCGCGATTTACATCACCACCTACTGGATGGTGAAAGCGATTGGCCTGTTCCTGAACCAGTTCACCGTGCGTTTCGTGAAACTGCGTACTTTCCTGCTGATTTCCGTGATTGTCGGCATGGCAAGCCTGGCGGTGCTGACCACCAGCAATTCGCCGACGCTGGTGCTCGTCGCCGTGGGTCTGTTCGGTTTCTGTAACTCAGGAATGTTCTCCGGTCTGATGAGCTACGGCAGCCTGCAGGTGAAAAACTCCCCGCCAACGCTGACCTCTGCGCTGCTGACCACCAGTTCCGTCGGCACGCTGATTTTCGCGTCCTTCTCGTCTTTCATCTACAACGAATACGGTTTGTTCTGGGCGCTGAATATCGCGACCATTTCCTATGCGTTGCTGGTGCTGATGGTGGTACTTGCCGGCCTGAAGAGCAAAGCAGAGAGAATTAACCACGAAGTCAGTGCACACTGA
- a CDS encoding isoaspartyl peptidase/L-asparaginase family protein, with product MSFSTDNSAASVSDKKRPVIAIHGGAGAITRAAMSAEKERLYLAELERIVTCGQAILASGGSALDAVTEAVRLLEECPLFNAGKGAVFTHQGTHELDACIMDGRTLDAGAISGVNHIRNPILTARKILEVSPHVMFTGAGAEAFACEHGQEMVGADYFFTQERYDQLQRAIAADQGVMLDHDGASLNDADPLDPEHKFGTVGAVAMDALGNLAAATSTGGMTNKQAGRVGDSPIIGAGCYASNNTVAISSTGTGEVFMRTVAAYDVAALIEYAGLSLEEATHKVVQEKLLPLGGSGGMIAVDKFGNVVLPFNSEGMYRGFARVGDVPVVSIYRS from the coding sequence ATGAGTTTTTCTACTGATAATTCAGCGGCTTCCGTTTCGGACAAGAAGCGGCCGGTTATTGCGATCCACGGTGGTGCAGGGGCGATTACCCGCGCGGCAATGAGCGCTGAAAAAGAACGACTTTATTTAGCCGAACTGGAGAGAATAGTCACCTGCGGACAGGCTATTCTGGCCTCCGGCGGCAGTGCACTGGATGCGGTCACCGAGGCGGTGCGTCTGCTCGAAGAGTGTCCGTTATTTAATGCGGGAAAAGGGGCTGTTTTTACCCATCAGGGCACGCATGAGTTAGACGCCTGCATTATGGATGGCCGGACGCTCGATGCCGGAGCCATCAGTGGCGTGAATCATATCCGTAATCCGATCCTGACCGCCCGCAAAATTTTGGAAGTCAGTCCGCATGTGATGTTCACCGGGGCGGGGGCGGAAGCCTTTGCCTGCGAGCACGGCCAGGAAATGGTCGGGGCGGACTATTTTTTCACCCAGGAACGTTACGATCAGTTGCAGCGGGCCATCGCCGCTGATCAGGGTGTCATGCTCGATCACGACGGCGCTTCGCTTAACGACGCTGACCCGCTGGATCCTGAACATAAATTCGGTACCGTCGGTGCGGTGGCGATGGATGCGCTGGGCAATCTGGCGGCAGCCACATCCACTGGCGGTATGACCAACAAACAGGCCGGACGCGTCGGCGATTCGCCGATTATTGGCGCAGGTTGTTACGCCAGCAATAATACGGTGGCGATTTCCAGCACCGGTACCGGCGAAGTGTTTATGCGTACGGTGGCGGCCTATGATGTGGCCGCGCTTATCGAATACGCCGGCCTTTCACTGGAAGAGGCCACACATAAAGTTGTGCAGGAAAAACTGCTGCCCCTGGGGGGAAGCGGCGGGATGATTGCGGTGGATAAATTTGGCAATGTGGTGCTGCCTTTCAACAGCGAAGGCATGTACCGTGGATTCGCCCGTGTGGGCGATGTGCCCGTCGTCAGCATTTACCGTTCATGA
- a CDS encoding dipeptide ABC transporter ATP-binding protein, translating into MNSPMNGPLILPPEHVLAVSQLSVQFAHERQVIQAVSHLSFQVKRGETLAIVGESGSGKSVTSLALMRLVEQGGGKISQGEMQLRRRNGEIVDLMNATQPAMRNLRGADMAMIFQEPMTSLNPVFPVGEQIAESIRLHQNKDHRAARAEALRMLDLVRIPEARNILDSYPHQLSGGMRQRVMIAMALSCKPALLIADEPTTALDVTIQAQILQLIRVLQKEMQMGVIFITHDMGVVAEIADRVLVMHQGNSVETGEVNAIFRSPQAPYTQTLLAAVPKLGSMAGKPLPARFPAPTQQESDPELIQNTLTPGVPPILQVRDLVTRFDLRSGIFNRVTRRVHAVEKVSFDLHPGETLALVGESGCGKSTTGRSLLKLVKSQGGTITFNGQTLTDIGGSELQHLRRDIQFIFQDPYASLDPRLTVGYSIMEPLLVHNLAKGAEAEARVAWLLEKVGLLPEHAQRYPHEFSGGQRQRICIARALALNPKVVIADESVSALDVSIRAQIINLLMDLQKEFGLAFLFISHDMAVVERISHRVAVMYLGQIVEIGSRRAVFETPQHAYTRKLMAAVPVADPAHKRKDQALLVDEIPSPIRGLHDDPVVMPLVKVGEGHFVARHTIAGIY; encoded by the coding sequence ATGAACAGCCCGATGAACGGTCCTCTTATTCTGCCGCCCGAACACGTGCTTGCCGTCAGCCAGCTTAGCGTGCAGTTTGCCCATGAAAGGCAGGTCATTCAGGCGGTCAGTCATCTCAGTTTTCAGGTAAAACGCGGTGAAACGCTGGCGATTGTTGGCGAATCGGGTTCCGGAAAATCAGTGACCTCACTGGCGCTGATGCGGCTGGTGGAACAGGGCGGCGGGAAGATTTCACAAGGTGAAATGCAGTTGCGCCGCCGTAACGGTGAGATAGTCGATCTGATGAATGCCACGCAGCCCGCCATGCGTAACCTGCGCGGCGCGGATATGGCGATGATTTTTCAGGAGCCGATGACGTCGCTCAATCCGGTCTTCCCGGTGGGGGAGCAAATCGCCGAATCGATCCGCTTGCACCAAAATAAAGATCACCGGGCAGCCCGTGCGGAAGCATTACGGATGCTGGATCTGGTGCGGATTCCCGAAGCCAGAAATATTCTCGACAGTTACCCGCATCAGCTTTCCGGCGGTATGCGCCAGCGGGTGATGATTGCGATGGCACTCTCCTGTAAACCTGCGTTGCTGATTGCCGACGAACCGACCACGGCGCTGGATGTCACCATTCAGGCGCAAATTCTGCAACTGATCCGGGTGCTGCAAAAAGAGATGCAGATGGGGGTGATTTTTATCACGCATGACATGGGGGTGGTGGCCGAAATTGCTGATCGTGTGCTGGTGATGCATCAGGGCAACAGTGTGGAAACGGGGGAAGTGAACGCGATATTCCGTTCTCCGCAGGCGCCTTATACCCAGACGTTGCTGGCGGCGGTGCCAAAACTCGGTTCGATGGCGGGTAAACCGCTGCCCGCACGCTTCCCGGCACCCACACAACAGGAAAGCGATCCGGAACTGATTCAAAACACCCTGACGCCAGGCGTGCCCCCGATATTACAGGTGCGTGATCTGGTTACGCGGTTCGACCTGCGCAGCGGCATTTTCAATCGCGTGACCCGCCGGGTTCATGCCGTGGAAAAAGTCAGTTTTGATTTGCATCCCGGTGAAACGCTGGCGCTGGTGGGGGAGTCAGGCTGTGGTAAATCCACCACCGGCCGTTCGCTGCTAAAACTGGTGAAGAGTCAGGGGGGCACCATCACCTTTAACGGCCAGACGCTGACTGATATCGGCGGCAGTGAACTGCAACATCTGCGCCGTGATATCCAGTTTATTTTTCAGGATCCCTACGCCTCGCTCGATCCGCGCCTGACGGTAGGATATTCCATTATGGAACCGCTGCTGGTTCACAATCTGGCAAAAGGCGCAGAAGCCGAAGCCCGTGTGGCGTGGTTGCTGGAAAAAGTCGGACTGCTGCCGGAACACGCGCAGCGCTATCCTCATGAGTTTTCCGGCGGCCAGCGGCAGCGAATTTGCATTGCGCGTGCGCTGGCCCTTAATCCAAAAGTGGTGATTGCCGATGAATCGGTTTCGGCGCTGGATGTGTCTATCCGCGCGCAAATCATCAATCTGCTGATGGATTTGCAGAAAGAGTTTGGTCTGGCATTTTTGTTTATTTCTCACGATATGGCCGTTGTTGAACGCATCAGCCACCGCGTGGCGGTGATGTATCTCGGGCAGATAGTGGAAATCGGCTCGCGCCGTGCGGTATTTGAAACACCCCAACATGCGTATACCCGCAAACTGATGGCGGCTGTACCGGTCGCCGATCCGGCGCACAAGCGAAAAGACCAGGCGCTGCTGGTGGATGAAATCCCCAGCCCGATCCGCGGGCTGCACGATGACCCGGTGGTGATGCCATTGGTGAAGGTGGGCGAAGGTCATTTCGTCGCCAGACATACGATTGCGGGTATTTACTGA